In Campylobacter sp. 2014D-0216, the following proteins share a genomic window:
- the der gene encoding ribosome biogenesis GTPase Der: MQSIILIGKPNVGKSSLFNRLARKRIAITSDISGTTRDTNKIEVEIDGKKALLIDSGGLDESNELFKNVKANSLKAAKNSDIIFYMVDGKFLPDDEDKAFFYEMKKLNKPIALVINKVDNKKDEERSWEFSNFGVKEVFNISVTHNIGIDELCMWAGKFLNESFLNADEEEDFESYLENFDENSGDFKLKTINENHIKVGIIGRVNVGKSSLLNALVKEERSVVSDIAGTTIDPVNESIMHKDKIIEFVDTAGIRKRGKIQGLERYALNRTEYALANAQIALLVLDAAEGFNELDERIAGLAAKHCLGVIIVLNKWDKSELDFDKTLKELKLDRFKFLAYAPVVSVSALSGKRVHVLLDKILEVFANFTQKIPTAKLNALVEEATRAHPLPHDYGKLVKIYYAVQYDLAPPKIALIMNRPKALHFSYKRYLQNQIRKHFNFEGVPLILASRKKGSKDEQEG, encoded by the coding sequence ATGCAAAGTATTATTTTAATAGGAAAACCTAATGTTGGCAAATCAAGTCTTTTTAATAGACTTGCAAGAAAACGTATAGCTATCACTAGCGATATTAGCGGAACCACAAGAGATACAAACAAAATCGAAGTAGAGATTGATGGTAAAAAAGCTTTGTTAATAGACAGCGGTGGGCTTGATGAGAGCAACGAGCTTTTTAAAAACGTCAAAGCAAATTCTCTCAAAGCTGCTAAAAATAGCGATATTATCTTTTATATGGTTGATGGTAAATTCCTACCTGATGATGAAGATAAAGCATTTTTTTATGAAATGAAAAAACTCAACAAACCCATAGCTTTAGTAATCAATAAAGTCGATAACAAAAAAGATGAAGAAAGATCTTGGGAATTTTCAAATTTTGGTGTTAAAGAAGTTTTTAACATCTCGGTTACACATAATATAGGCATCGATGAGCTTTGCATGTGGGCTGGTAAATTCTTAAATGAAAGCTTTTTAAATGCAGATGAAGAAGAAGATTTTGAAAGTTATTTAGAAAATTTTGATGAAAATAGCGGAGATTTTAAACTAAAAACCATCAATGAAAACCACATTAAAGTAGGGATTATTGGTAGAGTGAATGTAGGAAAATCAAGTCTTTTAAATGCCTTAGTAAAAGAAGAACGTAGTGTGGTAAGCGATATAGCAGGTACTACCATTGATCCTGTTAATGAAAGCATTATGCATAAAGATAAAATCATCGAATTTGTAGACACTGCAGGGATTAGAAAACGTGGAAAAATACAAGGCTTAGAGCGCTATGCACTCAATAGAACCGAATATGCTCTAGCTAATGCCCAAATTGCGCTTTTAGTTCTAGATGCAGCTGAGGGTTTTAACGAGTTAGATGAGCGTATCGCAGGACTTGCTGCCAAACATTGTTTGGGTGTGATTATTGTTTTAAACAAATGGGATAAAAGCGAGCTTGATTTTGACAAAACTTTAAAAGAATTAAAACTAGATCGTTTTAAATTTCTAGCTTATGCACCTGTTGTAAGCGTATCGGCTTTAAGTGGAAAAAGAGTGCACGTACTTTTAGATAAAATCTTAGAAGTTTTTGCAAATTTCACACAAAAAATTCCAACAGCAAAGTTAAATGCTTTAGTAGAAGAGGCCACAAGAGCACACCCATTGCCTCATGATTATGGAAAACTAGTTAAGATATACTATGCCGTGCAGTATGACTTAGCACCTCCAAAAATAGCTCTAATCATGAATCGTCCTAAAGCCTTGCATTTTAGTTATAAACGCTATTTGCAAAATCAAATCAGAAAACATTTTAATT
- a CDS encoding DMT family transporter produces the protein MLRIVKKNLGIYFMIIASIEFALVGACAKILSEELSSIEIMFFRNIIGTAFMLYALSKLNFHKSGGHLGLLIFRGIIGTVALYLFFYNVSNISLGGAFAFQKTAPIFIALIAFLFFKERLGLKACFGILIAFIGVLLVCQPFADSSTHSGFDLKNSILGILSGFFAALALTSVRELRKSYPAPFIALSFVLIGTLMPLVSMIIGSFYEAKELDFLIAPFVMPSFKAWIFIILMGIFGAMYQIHVTKAYGVAKKAGVVAGVSYIDVVFTLFLGILLGDDFPSLMVFIGIFSIVIGGIILVSKQTKGKKDGK, from the coding sequence ATGTTAAGAATTGTCAAAAAAAATTTAGGTATATATTTTATGATTATTGCTTCGATAGAGTTTGCACTTGTGGGTGCTTGTGCAAAAATTTTAAGCGAAGAATTATCATCAATTGAAATTATGTTTTTTAGAAATATCATAGGCACCGCTTTCATGCTCTATGCTCTTTCAAAATTAAATTTTCATAAAAGTGGTGGACATCTTGGACTGCTTATTTTTAGAGGTATTATAGGAACAGTTGCTTTATATCTTTTCTTTTATAATGTTTCTAATATTTCCCTAGGAGGTGCTTTTGCATTTCAAAAAACAGCACCTATTTTTATAGCTTTAATTGCCTTTTTGTTTTTTAAAGAGAGGTTAGGGTTAAAAGCGTGTTTTGGAATTTTGATCGCTTTTATTGGGGTGTTATTGGTTTGTCAGCCTTTTGCAGATAGTAGTACGCATTCGGGTTTTGATTTAAAAAATAGCATTCTGGGAATTTTAAGTGGTTTTTTTGCAGCTTTGGCGCTAACTAGCGTAAGAGAACTTAGAAAATCATATCCAGCGCCTTTTATAGCCTTATCTTTTGTTTTGATTGGTACTTTAATGCCTTTGGTTTCTATGATCATAGGTTCATTTTACGAGGCAAAAGAATTGGACTTTTTAATCGCACCTTTTGTTATGCCTAGTTTTAAAGCTTGGATTTTTATTATTTTAATGGGTATTTTTGGTGCTATGTATCAAATTCATGTTACCAAAGCTTATGGTGTAGCAAAAAAAGCAGGAGTGGTTGCAGGGGTTAGTTATATAGATGTAGTTTTTACTTTATTTTTGGGTATATTGCTAGGAGATGATTTTCCTAGTTTGATGGTTTTTATAGGAATTTTCAGCATTGTTATAGGAGGAATTATTTTGGTAAGTAAACAAACAAAAGGAAAGAAAGATGGAAAATAA
- a CDS encoding uracil-xanthine permease family protein, producing MENKTDLIYGLEDRPPFAKAFFAALVHLMAMFVAVITPALLICKGLGVDDSNTARIICMSLFASGVASLLQIKTWGPVGSGLLSIQGTSFNFVTPIILGGLVLKDNGLSQEAMLGAIFGTLMLCSTTEMIISQILPFVRRIISPLVSGIVVMIIGLSLINVGLISAGGGFAAKASGEFGSLQNLLLAAVVILSIVILNRFDNVYIRISSLFIAMIIGLLVAMTFENFSFSFNENLPLIFLPDPLHYGLSIDYNLILPLILVFMVTSLETIGDISATSEVSNQPVKGELYAKRLKGGVLANGLNSFVSAFFNTFPNSCFGQNNGVIALTGVASRYVGFIVAFMLMILGLFPIVADITLQIPEPVLGGATLVMFGTIAATGVRIISKENLNRRSIIIIAMSLGIGLGVSNNPDILNFMPLWFKTLFSSGIAAGGITAIILNFVFPLEENTKNKVK from the coding sequence ATGGAAAATAAAACAGACTTAATTTATGGCTTAGAAGACAGGCCACCATTTGCTAAGGCTTTTTTTGCTGCGTTAGTGCATTTGATGGCAATGTTTGTGGCTGTTATTACGCCTGCTTTGTTGATTTGTAAAGGACTTGGGGTAGATGATAGCAATACAGCTAGAATCATTTGTATGTCGCTTTTTGCTTCAGGCGTAGCTTCGCTTTTGCAAATTAAGACTTGGGGTCCTGTGGGAAGTGGTCTTTTGTCTATTCAAGGAACAAGTTTTAATTTTGTTACGCCTATTATTTTGGGTGGACTAGTTTTAAAAGATAATGGTTTGAGTCAAGAAGCGATGCTTGGAGCGATTTTTGGGACTTTAATGCTTTGTTCTACCACAGAGATGATTATTTCTCAAATTCTTCCTTTTGTTAGGAGAATTATTTCGCCTTTGGTTTCAGGCATTGTTGTGATGATTATAGGTCTTAGTTTGATCAATGTAGGTTTGATAAGTGCTGGAGGTGGTTTTGCTGCTAAAGCAAGCGGGGAATTTGGTTCATTGCAAAATTTATTGCTTGCTGCAGTGGTGATTTTAAGTATTGTTATTTTAAATCGTTTTGATAATGTATATATAAGAATTTCATCTTTATTTATCGCTATGATTATAGGGCTTTTGGTGGCTATGACTTTTGAAAACTTTAGCTTTAGCTTTAATGAAAATTTACCTTTGATCTTTTTACCCGATCCTTTGCATTATGGCTTAAGTATTGATTATAATTTGATTTTACCTTTGATTTTGGTTTTTATGGTAACTTCTTTAGAGACTATTGGTGATATTAGTGCAACAAGTGAAGTTTCAAACCAACCTGTTAAAGGTGAGCTTTATGCTAAAAGGTTAAAAGGAGGGGTTTTGGCTAATGGTCTTAACTCTTTTGTTTCGGCTTTTTTCAATACCTTCCCTAATTCGTGTTTTGGTCAAAACAATGGCGTTATAGCTTTAACGGGTGTTGCAAGTCGCTATGTGGGCTTTATAGTTGCTTTTATGCTGATGATTTTAGGATTATTTCCTATTGTAGCAGATATTACATTGCAAATTCCAGAGCCTGTTTTGGGTGGGGCAACTTTAGTGATGTTTGGTACGATAGCTGCAACGGGGGTTAGGATTATTTCAAAAGAAAATTTAAACCGTCGTTCTATTATTATCATTGCAATGAGTTTGGGTATAGGACTTGGTGTTTCAAATAATCCTGATATTTTAAATTTTATGCCTTTATGGTTTAAGACTTTATTTTCTTCAGGGATTGCAGCAGGAGGAATTACAGCGATTATTTTAAATTTTGTTTTTCCACTTGAAGAAAATACAAAAAATAAAGTAAAATAA
- the kdsA gene encoding 3-deoxy-8-phosphooctulonate synthase: MKKMILIAGPCVIESEELVFKVAQELECFLKDDRIDFYFKSSFDKANRTSINSFRGPGIEKGLEVLQKVKDKFGMQILTDIHESSQASIAAEVVDVLQIPAFLCRQTDLLVAAAKTKAKVNVKKGQFLNPDDIKYSVAKILQTRGIDEEGFEVAKENGVFVAERGSSFGYGNLVVDMRSLVIMRKYAPVIFDATHSVQMPGANGGSSGGKSEFVEPLARAAASVGVDGFFFETHINPCEALCDGPNMLDLSRLKNCVDTLLKIQEII, translated from the coding sequence ATGAAAAAAATGATATTAATTGCAGGTCCTTGTGTGATAGAAAGCGAAGAGCTTGTTTTTAAGGTTGCGCAAGAACTAGAGTGCTTTTTAAAAGATGATAGAATTGATTTTTATTTTAAATCAAGCTTTGATAAGGCAAATCGCACAAGTATTAATAGCTTCAGAGGACCAGGCATTGAAAAGGGTCTGGAGGTTTTGCAAAAAGTAAAAGATAAATTTGGTATGCAAATTCTCACTGATATTCATGAAAGTTCTCAAGCAAGCATTGCGGCTGAGGTTGTAGATGTTTTGCAAATCCCTGCGTTTTTGTGCAGACAGACCGACCTTTTAGTGGCAGCTGCTAAAACAAAAGCAAAAGTTAATGTAAAAAAAGGACAATTTTTAAATCCTGATGATATTAAATACAGTGTAGCTAAAATTTTACAAACTAGAGGCATTGATGAAGAGGGGTTTGAAGTTGCAAAAGAAAATGGTGTTTTTGTGGCTGAAAGAGGTTCGAGTTTTGGTTATGGGAATTTAGTGGTAGATATGCGAAGTTTGGTTATTATGAGAAAATACGCTCCAGTTATTTTTGATGCTACCCATAGTGTCCAAATGCCAGGGGCAAATGGAGGAAGCAGTGGCGGCAAGAGCGAATTTGTTGAACCTTTAGCAAGAGCCGCTGCTAGTGTTGGTGTAGATGGATTTTTCTTTGAAACGCATATTAATCCTTGTGAGGCTTTGTGTGATGGTCCAAATATGCTTGATCTTTCAAGACTTAAAAATTGCGTTGATACGCTTTTAAAAATTCAAGAAATCATTTAA